The Pleuronectes platessa chromosome 13, fPlePla1.1, whole genome shotgun sequence genome includes a window with the following:
- the gpbp1l1 gene encoding vasculin-like protein 1 encodes MAQHDFVPAWLNFSTPQPAKSPAANLDKQGEPHHHRDGRASVSRRRHNSSDGFFNNGSLRPPAGDGWQQPSLLLRHDSVDSGVAKGGHGGLAGGSCWKETPSWHGAPRGAQDSHHHQGRHPKRGAGDRDRQVGHRQRNGNFHPRKGPSYPDKFPNEERKDGKDDKLKFVEEDFPSLNPETTGKPGTQMRAVAPHAGVWENPPSGKQMVSKMLVIKKASKEDSSTAFSAGFATAGVLSTNGNKAPIAGSSVYKNLVPKPAVAPTKSTQWKTSGREITKSGLHMPGRDSVFTSPVSGAKPITPVSAPLHNAPKEHPSSTTPPIDIAPSRLKLMRRVPDRKSEFLRALKDEGTGEVTTSSSPGTSGEGESNTPEPKAYSEEVCHENGLSYSLSDSDTEHLSSSLEAEHRLLKAMGWQEYPENDDNFLPLTEDELREFQTKTEQLKRNGMQRNGLLPRPRGVTLHFTPWRSVAEEHVEEGSESETSSSSQTSDDDDCIKS; translated from the exons ATGGCGCAGCATGACTTTGTCCCTGCCTGGCTTAACTTCTCCACGCCCCAGCCtgccaag TCCCCTGCTGCCAACCTTGACAAACAAGGTGAGCCCCACCACCACAGAGACGGCAGAGCTTCTGTGAGCCGCCGCCGCCACAACTCTTCTGATGGTTTCTTCAACAACGGCTCCCTGCGTCCTCCAGCAG GTGACGGATGGCAGCAGCCCTCTCTGCTTCTGAGGCATGACTCGGTGGACTCGGGGGTGGCCAAAGGAGGACATGGTGGGCTGGCAGGGGGATCTTGTTGGAAGGAAACACCCAGCTGGCATGGAGCCCCACGGGGTGCCCAGGACAGCCACCACCACCAGGGACGCCACCCCAAACGGGGAGCAGGCGACAGGGACAGGCAGGTGGGGCACCGGCAGCGCAATGGCAACTTCCATCCCCGCAAGGGCCCCTCATACCCGGACAAGTTTCCCAACGAGGAACGCAAAGACGGCAAGGACGACAAGCTGAAGTTCGTGGAAGAGGACTTT CCTTCCCTCAACCCTGAAACAACTGGAAAGCCTGGGACGCAGATGCGAGCGGTGGCTCCCCATGCTGGAGTGTGGG AAAACCCCCCTAGTGGCAAACAGATGGTTTCCAAAATGCTGGTTATCAAGAAAGCTTCCAAGGAGGACTCCAGCACAGCCTTCTCTGCGGGATTTGCCACTGCAGGCGTCCTGTCAACCAACGGCAACAAAGCTCCCATTGCAGGCTCCAGTGTCTACAAGAACCTGGTCCCAAAACCTGCTGTGGCCCCCACCAAA AGCACCCAGTGGAAAACCAGTGGTAGAGAGATCACCAAGTCTGGCCTCCACATGCCAGGTCGAGATTCAGTCTTCACCAGCCCTGTCTCTGGAGCCAAACCTATCACCCCAGTCAGTGCACCGCTGCACAATGCCCCAAAAGAG CACCCTTCCAGCACGACTCCTCCCATAGACATCGCCCCGTCGAGGCTGAAGCTGATGCGGCGCGTTCCCGACCGTAAGAGCGAGTTCCTGCGAGCTCTGAAGGACGAGGGCACTGGAGAGGTGACGACAAGCAGCAGCCCGGGCACCTCAGGAGAG ggCGAAAGCAACACGCCAGAGCCAAAGGCCTACAGCGAAGAAGTCTGTCATGAGAACGGTCTGTCCTACTCCCTCAGCGACTCAGACACCGAACACCTGTCCAGCTCCCTGGAGGCAGAGCACAG GTTGCTGAAGGCCATGGGCTGGCAGGAGTACCCAGAAAACGATGACAACTTCCTGCCTCTgacagaggacgagctgagagaGTTCCAGACTAAAACTGAACAG CTGAAGAGGAACGGCATGCAGAGGAACGGGCTTCTCCCAAGGCCGCGGGGTGTGACACTCCACTTCACCCCCTGGAGGAGTGTGGCGGAGGAGCACGTCGAGGAGGGCTCGGAGTCCGAAACCAGTAGCAGCAGCCAGACCTCTGACGACGACGACTGCATCAAATCCTAA
- the LOC128454217 gene encoding transmembrane protein 69 has protein sequence MLRLASGRRILSEVAVWRCVKQINTPANYSTRAQLLFPCRTSSGFVPSTASTTRLLSIRPVSWQPSRLCQGDSQQGSSKAGSTKEGQSLGALVQAPKPALYLGISGLIPFLSAPLVMAASQCFYPEVAYAQVVYGACIVSFLGGARWGFAIPAGSPAQPDWMNLGNSVVPSLLAWLALLCRDNITEGALVVIMGLGLSLHYDLTLLPGYPAWFKAMRTVLTLVATFSLVATLTIKKFCTEKKFKEIKD, from the exons ATGTTGAGGTTAGCATCTGGAAGACGCATACTTTCTGAG GTTGCAGTGTGGAGATGTGTCAAGCAGATAAACACTCCGGCAAACTACTCAACCAGAGCTCAGCTGCTGTTTCCCTGCCGGACCTCCTCAGGGTTTGTTCCATCCACAGCTTCCACCACCAGGCTGCTGAGCATCAGGCCTGTGAGCTGGCAGCCCTCCCGTCTCTGCCAAGGGGATTCACAACAGGGCTCCTCAAAGGCAGGGAGCACCAAGGAGGGCCAAAGCTTAGGGGCCCTTGTTCAGGCTCCCAAACCAGCCCTGTACCTCGGTATCTCCGGGCTCATCCCCTTCCTGTCTGCCCCTCTCGTGATGGCTGCCTCCCAGTGCTTCTACCCTGAAGTGGCGTACGCTCAAGTTGTCTACGGAGCCTGTATTGTTTCCTTCCTCGGAGGCGCCCGCTGGGGGTTTGCCATCCCTGCCGGTAGTCCTGCTCAGCCAGACTGGATGAACTTGGGTAACAGCGTGGTGCCTTCGCTCCTAGCCTGGCTGGCGTTGCTCTGCAGGGACAATATTACGGAGGGAGCCCTGGTAGTCATCATGGGACTGGGTCTCTCACTGCATTACGACCTGACCCTGCTTCCGGGCTACCCCGCCTGGTTCAAAGCCATGCGAACCGTTCTTACTCTGGTCGCCACGTTCTCGCTGGTGGCTACactgacaataaaaaaattctgtACAGAAAAGAAGTTTAAAGAGATTAAGGACTGA